One genomic segment of Oreochromis aureus strain Israel breed Guangdong linkage group 9, ZZ_aureus, whole genome shotgun sequence includes these proteins:
- the c1ql3a gene encoding complement C1q-like protein 3, which yields MVLVLVILIPVLVSSAGTAAHYEMLGTCRMVCDPYGTKSPTSTATADTVRDNSLMQSLPTFIQGPKGEPGRPGKVGPRGLPGEQGPPGPAGPPGERGEPGRPGLPGPPGPSGAASAISAATYSTVPKIAFYAGLKKQHEGYEVLKFDDVVTNLGNHYDPTTGKFTCSIPGIYFFAYHVLMRGGDGTSMWADLCKNNQVRASAIAQDADQNYDYASNSAVLHLEPGDEVYIKLDGGKAHGGNNNKYSTFSGFIIYAD from the exons ATGGTACTGGTTTTGGTCATTCTTATCCCAGTTCTAGTCAGCTCAGCGGGGACAGCTGCACACTACGAGATGCTCGGTACTTGTAGGATGGTGTGTGACCCATACGGCACCAAATCTCCAACCAGCACTGCCACAGCCGATACCGTGCGCGACAACAGCCTAATGCAGTCTTTACCCACTTTTATTCAAGGTCCGAAAGGAGAACCGGGCCGTCCGGGTAAGGTAGGGCCAAGGGGATTGCCAGGTGAACAGGGACCACCCGGCCCAGCCGGCCCACCTGGTGAAAGAGGTGAACCCGGCAGACCCGGTTTACCGGGACCTCCGGGACCGAGCGGTGCTGCCAGTGCTATTAGCGCGGCCACCTACAGCACCGTACCCAAGATTGCCTTTTACGCAGGGCTGAAAAAACAGCACGAGGGTTACGAAGTACTCAAGTTTGACGACGTAGTGACCAACCTGGGAAACCACTATGACCCGACCACCGGAAAGTTCACGTGTTCCATCCCTGGGATTTATTTCTTCGCTTACCACGTCCTGATGCGCGGAGGGGACGGCACAAGCATGTGGGCTGATCTGTGCAAAAACAATCAG GTACGTGCCAGTGCAATAGCCCAGGATGCAGACCAGAACTACGACTATGCCAGCAACAGTGCTGTTCTGCATCTAGAGCCAGGAGATGAGGTCTACATTAAACTAGATGGAGGAAAAGCTCACGGAGGCAACAACAACAAGTACAGCACGTTCTCTGGATTCATTATCTACGCTGATTAA